One genomic region from Candidatus Margulisiibacteriota bacterium encodes:
- the miaA gene encoding tRNA (adenosine(37)-N6)-dimethylallyltransferase MiaA translates to MRNITLVVGPTGVGKSEYALKLAKEQDAAIISVDAFQVYRGLDIGTAKLTLAERRGAPHYAIDIVEPTQDFSVADYIAYVSGLLAKLRDRHIVFCGGTGFYYNALINGLCLSLPVDKTIRLRLRAQAAEKGREWLWGELQKVDPEAAARIHANDLFRVIRALEVYKLTGQKISAQQKKQPSILGTGTAGTVGATDCRIIGLTMPRAKLYARLDARVEKMFERGLLDEARGLLARGCAPGLSSMQAIGYKETLRYLQGLIDREKMLADIKQNTRNFAKRQYTWFRAFKNVEWLEV, encoded by the coding sequence ATGCGCAATATTACCCTTGTTGTCGGCCCCACTGGCGTGGGGAAATCAGAATATGCCCTGAAACTGGCTAAGGAGCAGGACGCGGCGATTATTTCCGTAGACGCTTTTCAGGTTTACCGCGGTCTGGATATTGGCACGGCCAAACTGACGCTGGCTGAGCGGCGGGGCGCGCCGCATTACGCTATAGACATTGTTGAGCCGACGCAGGATTTTTCCGTGGCGGACTACATTGCGTATGTTTCCGGACTGCTGGCCAAACTAAGGGACAGGCATATTGTTTTTTGCGGAGGTACGGGATTTTATTATAACGCGCTCATCAATGGCCTGTGCCTGTCCCTTCCTGTTGACAAAACCATCCGTCTCCGGCTGCGTGCGCAGGCCGCGGAAAAAGGACGGGAATGGCTGTGGGGCGAATTACAAAAAGTCGACCCGGAAGCCGCCGCGCGGATCCACGCCAATGATCTATTCAGAGTGATCCGCGCGCTGGAAGTCTATAAGCTGACTGGCCAAAAGATCTCCGCGCAGCAGAAAAAACAGCCGTCAATTTTGGGAACAGGCACGGCAGGCACAGTAGGCGCGACAGATTGCCGCATTATCGGCCTGACTATGCCGCGCGCCAAGCTCTATGCCAGGTTGGACGCGCGCGTGGAAAAAATGTTTGAACGCGGCCTGCTGGACGAGGCGCGCGGCCTGCTTGCGCGCGGTTGCGCGCCCGGGTTATCATCTATGCAGGCGATCGGGTACAAGGAAACCCTGCGTTATTTGCAGGGCTTGATCGATCGTGAGAAAATGCTTGCGGATATTAAGCAAAACACGCGCAATTTTGCCAAACGGCAGTATACCTGGTTCCGCGCATTTAAAAATGTGGAGTGGCTGGAAGTATGA
- a CDS encoding HAD family phosphatase has translation MLLCKQIAVTTIQKNKAVALLSLYDIKAVLFDMDGTILNSMRCHQYAYAQAFQHYGIKNVTATEIYQNEGTLSEFNTLKKFLQRNNMLADEQLISKIVNYSHSISQKLLLMFGNQPIQYMPELIYRLKTEKYPLALVSGTSTSKIKLMLPESLYQNFNYVIGGRDVKNNKPDPECYLLAAKKLNVNPQNCLVIENSPNGIRAAKAAGMYCLAVTTTLSKTALTQADWIISPRITETVLFGKGSRISTINNKSTLPPTIFTKEVFKTFTKELKSSKEIPPNFMFIYKTDQKLKHLYARIIAVAFASIALSTTLLVFLFFA, from the coding sequence ATGCTTTTATGTAAACAAATTGCGGTAACTACGATACAAAAAAATAAAGCCGTTGCTTTACTTTCCCTTTATGATATAAAGGCTGTTCTCTTTGATATGGATGGCACAATATTAAACTCTATGCGCTGTCATCAATACGCTTATGCACAAGCTTTTCAACACTATGGAATAAAAAATGTCACTGCTACTGAAATCTATCAAAATGAAGGAACATTAAGTGAATTCAATACATTAAAAAAATTTTTACAGCGCAATAACATGTTAGCCGATGAACAACTTATATCGAAAATTGTTAATTATTCCCATAGTATATCTCAAAAACTACTATTAATGTTTGGAAATCAGCCCATACAATATATGCCCGAATTAATTTATAGGCTCAAAACCGAAAAATACCCTTTAGCTCTAGTAAGCGGGACATCAACATCCAAAATCAAACTGATGTTGCCAGAAAGTTTATATCAAAATTTCAATTATGTTATTGGCGGACGTGATGTTAAAAATAACAAACCGGATCCAGAATGTTACTTATTAGCTGCCAAAAAACTGAATGTAAACCCGCAAAATTGCTTAGTTATAGAAAACTCACCCAATGGTATCCGCGCCGCTAAAGCCGCAGGAATGTACTGTTTGGCTGTAACCACAACTTTATCTAAAACCGCGCTAACTCAGGCAGACTGGATAATATCGCCAAGAATTACTGAAACTGTCTTATTTGGTAAGGGTTCAAGGATATCCACGATTAACAATAAGTCAACTTTACCGCCGACTATTTTTACCAAGGAAGTTTTCAAAACTTTTACTAAAGAACTAAAATCCTCTAAAGAAATTCCTCCTAACTTTATGTTCATATACAAGACGGATCAAAAATTAAAACATCTTTATGCTAGAATAATAGCAGTTGCATTTGCAAGTATCGCTTTATCCACAACCTTATTAGTTTTTCTGTTCTTTGCGTGA